ttttcacaaaaatgttcacaaatgtttttgtcactAAACAGTGTCCGCATCAACAGATTATGATAGTAGTTCTTCTGCTTTTCTTCCCAGTATCGGACAACACATACACTTTTAACATTCTCTCCATCTTCTACCTTTCAGGATACTGGTACCACATAAATTCGCTGCTACATTcaatttttgtctctttttttcatatataaaatataagcgTTCCTcctttgagataaaaaaaaatgcaattacctAAATATTACCGTTAATGTATCAAATAAATTTCTTATATATGGTATTGATAATATTGTGTTTTCAGAGGGCCAGATTAACTTCTAGTCTTATCACTGAGTGGAATTCCCATCACAGTGCGGATTCTTGTGTAATAGCATTTGTTTGTGATAATGACCCATAATAAGTAAATTGTACCTTGAGTCACAACACATTTGTTTGCTCATAAAGGActgatttttattctgtggctGATTGCAGATAAGATTCATTTGACAGTCTTTTCCTACTTCCTTATAGTGAGACCTGTCTGTTTTATGATTacctgtgtttatttttgttgacaGGTGATCAATATTTAAATCCCATTATTTTtgtacttatataaatataaattgttttatttttgtattttcagtttatttaaaaatttactttgttttaataattaatgtgcttttgccatttttattattattttttatagttaaacattgtgttaatttttattttactttaattttaataattgtttagtatttcacttaaaattatttcagttagttgcaatggcaaaatttctatttttcataagattttcatctcatatttatatttaatttcattttctggtttatttcaattactaaaacaatttgtaatagttttagttaacagtagcAACACTGTCAAGCCCCTAAGCATACAACTGCTGTTTAACATGAAGTTGATTTTCTTTTAGCATTGTTTAAACCCTTTTCATATAACTTTTGGAGGGGTGTGCAgatctaaagtatgtttattacAGAGATGACATTAGGACTAGGCCCTGATTGTATCAAAAGCATGTTATTCATGCCAATGGGATCACATCCAGACCtcagctaataaaaataatttaaacgaGCCAGGCTTCTTGGCCTggtcaggctggttttagagaCGTTTTGGGCTAGTCATTTAAGAATGTCTCTACAAAGAATGTCTGACGCCTTTCATGTATTTGACCTTGAAGGGATCTTTTAGAAACATGACATTTGTATCCCTCTCTGAATCATAACGGGATATTCATTTTGTGCCTCCCCTAGCGGAGACAAGGTAGACTTACAATGTCGAATAAAAAAGCAGGGATGAACGCCATGTCTGATCCCGCGGTTGAGGGGTAGAGAGAGCGAACACAGCGGGCGGACTTCGACGATTCGAGTCGGAGCGCGGACGCAGGCTCGATGTCGGAGAGCGCGGGGATTCCTCAGGGCTCCCCGGCGGTGGGCGCGGCGGGCTCGGCTCCGGCTGCGCCAGGAGTCGGTGGAACCGAGTGTTCGGGCGCTGCTGTCGGTTCTGCACGTATAGCCGTCAAGAAGGCGCAGCTCCGCTCCTCCCCGCGTCTGAAGAAACTGGAAAAACTCGGTGTATATTCCTCGTGCAAGGTACATTACAGATGTAAAAAGATTGTTTACGTCTACAGTGCAAATGGAAAACGCGCTTTTATTCGTTTATCTGATAGCTGAAACTAGCTGTTACCTTACTTTACACACTCCTGAATTTGCAAGCACAGCACAAAAAGCCATTGCTTTGTCTTCCATttttttcccttgtgttttttttttcgtgcttTAGCCACTCAGATTAATGCACAACAAAAATACACCAGTAAACTCATCATTTCCGTGATCTGCAGAGATAATACCGCTGTGTTTGCCCATAGTGGGCAACATGACGTGAACATTGGGTACTCTTGGCGGGTtgtcaattcattttttttcttttaacaatgaACGCAgatttttctattgtattttgtcaagTCAAACTAAAGTTTCATGGTGGTTTGGTGCGAGAGTTCTGCCAGAATGGGAGACACAATCTAAAGTTGATTACTCAAGAGGAGAGAGGCGCGTCTTTGTTTTGACAGGATGACAGCTGCTGAAGGGGCGTGGACTGTTACTGAGGGCGGGGTCTGTTTCTGGGGGGCGTTGTCTGCTCATTGTTGGCAGATCAGTCACACACGAAACGTGTGGAGGGCCAAATTActcaaatgttaaaatatttaattaaatcgatTAATACATAATTcaattgttaataaaacatcaaattattTAAGGAccaaaaataagtgaaaaaatgttcattgtattttattttagcattatctTTGAATTGATTTTTCATTTAAGCACAGTCATATTGTgtcttttaactttattttgcagGGTTACAGTTGTGTGTCACTGAACAATAGTGGGCGTCACTTTCTACGGAGCCCCGctcatggcatgcaggaaaaaaatttGTAAGCTAAAActtgtgcacgatttactattttgtttcctttatttataaattatgcgcatgatttagcaaattgagggaacaaaatagtaatcgtgtgcacgttttagtacatagagggaatgaattagtaaatcgtacagatgatttattttttctatgtcatgtgcggggctgcGTAACTTTCAAACTCCAGTGTGTTTAGGAATGTTTTCAacatatatttaatgatttaattttaagtaatttggCCCTCCATCAGCATTGAAAACAGATTAAACATAGATAGGAATTTTCTATGCACActagaaattaattttttgatatatgcataaaataataataattaaataatgtaagaTTCTATTGGTTTCTGTGCAGTGCTtcaacatgtttattttattagtatgaACATATTCCTAATGTAGTAGTGTCTTATTTTGTGGCTGATCTGTTTCGTCCTCACACAGGCTGAAGGAGCTTGTAAGTGTAATGGCTGGAAGAGTCAAAACCCACCACCAACTCCGCCCCCTCCAACCCCGCCCAGGGCTGAGCAGCCAATTGCTGTTAACTTAATGGAGCCGTGTAGAAGCTGCAGCCACGCCCTCGGTAATGACTGTTTATGTAATAGTAGAATTCCGGAAGATAAAATCCCATTCCTGTCATCCATAGAGAAATGGATGTTTAGTATAATCTATAAACCTTTCAAAAAAAGACCTACAGTGAGTCAGCATTAATCGATAATGatttcacaaaaacaatttacactaattacatatttaaatattttgcaataagcttcagatatgtttttttttatcaattactTACAGTCAACAGTTTTATATTGTACCATTTATGATTCAGTGGCAAGGCATCTTACAAAGTCACAattgtactcttttttttttttttttttactggccaGGTGACCATGTGACACACCTAGAGAATGTTTCGGAGGAGGAGGTGAACAGACTGCTTGGAATTGTACTGGATGTGGAGTACTTGTACACATGTGTCCATAAAGAAGAGGATCCAGACACTAAACAAGTTTACTTTTCTCTGTTCAAAGTGAGTTCTTTTGTGTTGTTGTGCTTATGTGCACCTCAGTGCATGACTCCCTGTTAtggacatattaaaaatatagatcACTTAaggtttatattttacaattaatgtaattaccaaaaatctggggtcagtatgatttgtaatgttttttaaataagtctcttatgcttaccaaggctgcatttatttgatcaaaaatacagtaaagagattaatattttgaaatattattacaattacaattttaaagaagtgttttctattttaatatattttaaaatataatttattcctgtaatgcaaagctgaagtttcatgtttgtaacattataaatgtctttactgtaacttttgatcaatttaatgtgtccataagttgctgaataaaaagtattcatttcttttaaaaaactgaCCTGAAATTTTtgtacagtagtgtatattaatatatatttacattctgCTGTGTTTATTCTATTTGCTACTATTTGTCAGTCTTACCGACctatatttgttgaaaatgtcTTAGTTGCTACGGAAATGCATCCTGCAGATGGGAAGGCCGGTGGTAGAAGCTCTGGAAAGCCCACCTTTTGAAAAACCAAGCATTGAACAGGTAGCTGCTTAATTTGCAAGGCTGTAATCACCATAGGTAATGAATAATTTAAGATCAGTATGGATTTTGTCAATGTCTCATTCTTCAACTTCAGTCTGGAATATGGTAACAGTGTTGGTAACAATATTTGGTCAACTTTTTCATCACATCACATTCAAACATAATGTCAATATCAGGAAGTATAAAGGtgcaaaaacagttaaatctCCTAGGAGGTCAATAGCGGCTTTATTCTGAAACAGGCATATGAAACAGGAACCTctgatattattaaaaacattccgGACATCTTTTGTTCTTGGTgtcacacatacatttttttttttcatgtgttgtttttgttgcaggGTGTGAACAACTTTGTGCAGTACAAGTTTAGCCACCTGCCTTCTAAGGAAAGGCAAACCATTGTGGAGCTCGCAAAGATGTTCCTCAACCAGATCAACTACTGGCAGCTAGAGACTCCCTCACAAAGAAGGCAAAGAGCACCTGATGATGATGTGGCTGGTTATAAAGTCAATTACACCAGGTGACGGTTAGGTTTTGAGTTTAGAGTCACCCTAGAGAGAGAAATGAGACATAATTTTTATCTTCTGTTTTATACCTTATTGTCATTTAAAGATAACAATTGcccttatttatatttatatttaaaagtgcCCATATTATGCTAAACTACAGGTCATAAATTTACTTGGGACTGCTAGAATACATTTGCATGAAGTGTTTTCTTTTGGAGAGATTATCTCCCTTTGTAACTTTGCAAATCATTTGCATGCACAGAAAGCTATATTACACACTAAAGGAAAggtaaaaatacatatttctggTCTTCTTTGTGTTCGTGTTGCAGGTGGCTGTGTTATTGTAACGTGCCCCAGTTCTGTGACAGTCTGCCTCGGTATGAGGCCACACAGATTTTTGGCCGCACTTTTCTGCGCTCTGTGTTCACTGTAATGAGGAAGCAGCTGCTGGAACAGGCCAGGCAGGAGAAAGACAAACTACCACCTGAGAAACGTActctcattctcacacatttCCCCAAGTAAGCACACAACCACACAGACAGAAACCTCCACGAATAACAGGTCTATATtatgtgtatgtgaatgtgtgtgtgttgtgcgcaGGTTTTTGTCTATGCTTGAGGAAGAGGTTTATAGTCATAATTCACCCATCTGGAGTGAAGACTTCATGGTCCGTTTATCAGGTGGACAGATACCCACAGGTGATTAGCAGTTCATTTTATTCGGTTGTATGTGTCGCATGGCTATGTAAAGCGACTTTTCTCTTCTCTGATTGGTACAGTGGTCAGTGCTCCACCCGTGACCCGCCCCCTGTACTACAGCAGTAGTCCCGCCCCAGTGGAGCTGGCTGGAGGAGGCAGCATAAGTCCAGCCCGGAAAACAGCATCTGCTTTGGAGCCTAATCCAGGTGTTAacttattttataacattttattcagtgCTGGATTAGAATTGCTAGAAAATCACATTGCCATTTATGAAGTCTTAATGATGAATGATTTTgtaacgttacaaaagatttctatttcaaataaaatcaaataatcctaaaaaataacaaataaaataacaaaaaaaagatgtatcacatgtatcacagtttcctaAAATATAATAGCCATTTTAGAACAATTGAcgaatttaaaatagaatttcaataagtatattaaaatagaaaacagttcttttaaattgtaataacattttacaatattaaaatttttaagtttaaaggacCTCCTGGGATTTTaagttaacattaaaataatttaataagacaTTTGTATGTTCCCGATTCTTTTATGAAGGtgacatgcaagtaaacaaataaaatatgtgcaCATATGTAGGTGGAGAAAAGCGAAAGCCTTCTGAGCCGTTGTCTCATGAGGACAGCAAACGACCCCGTGTGGTTGGTGACATTCCTATGGAATTAATTAATGAAGTCATGTCTACCATTACAGACCCTACTGCCATGCTGGGACCAGAGGTAAACACAGTGTGTTATGTATTTTGTATCTGATGGATGGTAGTGCTAAAGCTCATATCACAGAGACTAGAGCAAACACAGTCCTTTACTCTGTCTTTCTCTTAGACCAGTCT
The Cyprinus carpio isolate SPL01 chromosome A19, ASM1834038v1, whole genome shotgun sequence genome window above contains:
- the LOC109098452 gene encoding histone acetyltransferase KAT2B, with translation MSESAGIPQGSPAVGAAGSAPAAPGVGGTECSGAAVGSARIAVKKAQLRSSPRLKKLEKLGVYSSCKAEGACKCNGWKSQNPPPTPPPPTPPRAEQPIAVNLMEPCRSCSHALGDHVTHLENVSEEEVNRLLGIVLDVEYLYTCVHKEEDPDTKQVYFSLFKLLRKCILQMGRPVVEALESPPFEKPSIEQGVNNFVQYKFSHLPSKERQTIVELAKMFLNQINYWQLETPSQRRQRAPDDDVAGYKVNYTRWLCYCNVPQFCDSLPRYEATQIFGRTFLRSVFTVMRKQLLEQARQEKDKLPPEKRTLILTHFPKFLSMLEEEVYSHNSPIWSEDFMVRLSGGQIPTVVSAPPVTRPLYYSSSPAPVELAGGGSISPARKTASALEPNPGGEKRKPSEPLSHEDSKRPRVVGDIPMELINEVMSTITDPTAMLGPETSLLSAHSARDEAARIEERRGVIEFHVIGNSLNQKPNKKILMWLVGLQNVFSHQLPRMPKEYITRLVFDPKHKTLSLIKDGRVIGGICFRMFPTQGFTEIVFCAVTSNEQVKGYGTHLMNHLKEYHIKHEILNFLTYADEYAIGYFKKQGFSKDIKVPKSKYVGYIKDYEGATLMGCELNPCIPYTEFSVIIKKQKEIIKKLIERKQAQIRKVYPGLSCFKEGVRQIAIESIPGIRETGWKPLGKSKELKDPDQLYSTLKNILQQVKSHQNAWPFMEPVKKNEAPGYYQVIRFPMDLKTMSERLKSRYYTTRKLFMADMQRIFTNCREYNPPESEYYKCANLLEKFFYTKIKEAGLIDK